The following are from one region of the Bradyrhizobium septentrionale genome:
- a CDS encoding tyrosine-type recombinase/integrase, which translates to MAGKQAKILSAQAARDLVLFAETTRHPDRNRVIVLLSLKAGLRAAEIAKLTWDMVETAEGEIGATIELRDAVAKKRHGRRVPIQGDLRDALIVWRKRSRGEGPVVRSERGGPMTPLSIVVWFNRVFRATGLDGCSSHSGRRTFITRAARLVHKAGGSLRDVQLLAGHSSIQTTQRYIDGDSDAQRRLVSLI; encoded by the coding sequence ATGGCAGGCAAGCAAGCTAAAATCCTCTCTGCTCAAGCGGCGCGAGACTTGGTTCTCTTCGCCGAAACGACCCGACACCCGGATAGAAATCGCGTTATCGTCTTGTTGTCGCTAAAGGCCGGCTTGCGCGCTGCCGAGATCGCCAAACTCACCTGGGATATGGTCGAGACCGCCGAGGGCGAGATCGGCGCCACGATTGAGCTGCGAGACGCTGTCGCGAAGAAACGACATGGTCGCCGGGTCCCGATTCAAGGCGACTTGCGCGACGCGTTGATCGTTTGGCGCAAGAGATCTCGAGGTGAAGGACCAGTCGTTCGATCTGAACGCGGTGGCCCGATGACGCCGCTAAGCATCGTTGTCTGGTTCAACCGGGTCTTCCGCGCGACGGGACTGGACGGGTGTTCCTCGCATTCGGGACGGCGAACCTTCATCACGCGCGCAGCTCGCCTGGTCCACAAAGCTGGCGGCTCCCTCAGGGACGTCCAACTCCTGGCAGGTCATTCGTCGATCCAGACAACCCAGCGATACATCGACGGCGACAGTGATGCGCAGAGGAGGCTGGTATCGCTGATCTAG
- a CDS encoding DUF2130 domain-containing protein, protein MPENASGGSSSSSSLLIRGKNPRRCQAENPLKLLSEFAEPALIEVTNARMTQADQQSKADQVYQYLTGSRFKQRIEAIVERFKEMRDDIDKERMMKAWAKREAQVSAMIEATVGMVGDLHGIVGQAMPETSAIDEPPMIEGKAA, encoded by the coding sequence ATGCCGGAGAATGCATCCGGCGGCTCTTCTTCGTCATCTTCGCTCCTGATTCGCGGCAAGAATCCTCGCCGCTGTCAGGCAGAAAATCCACTCAAGCTACTGTCCGAATTTGCGGAGCCAGCTCTTATCGAGGTGACGAATGCGCGCATGACGCAGGCCGATCAGCAGTCCAAGGCGGATCAGGTTTATCAATATCTGACTGGTTCGCGGTTCAAGCAGCGGATTGAAGCCATCGTTGAGCGATTCAAGGAAATGCGCGACGATATCGACAAAGAACGAATGATGAAAGCCTGGGCCAAACGTGAGGCCCAGGTTAGTGCGATGATTGAAGCAACGGTCGGTATGGTGGGCGATCTCCACGGTATCGTGGGTCAAGCGATGCCGGAGACATCAGCGATTGATGAACCACCGATGATCGAGGGAAAAGCTGCTTAA
- a CDS encoding DUF5131 family protein produces MGENSKIEWCDHTFNPWIGCQKVSPGCDNCYAEAMMDLRYKRVQWGPHGKRQRTAVQNWKKPIQWNAQAREFRKENGHRPRVFCASLADVFDNQVDPSWRDDLFALIRKCKKLDWLVLTKRPENIERMLPSDWHDGYSNVWLGTTTEDQTRFDFRWKRLKKVPAVIRFISYEPTLGPVRLPSNGFLPDWLISGGESGAGARALEAAMGSRCYRRLPSSWCFAVS; encoded by the coding sequence ATGGGTGAAAATTCGAAAATAGAATGGTGCGATCATACATTTAATCCATGGATTGGCTGCCAAAAAGTCTCGCCGGGCTGTGATAATTGCTATGCCGAAGCAATGATGGATCTCCGGTATAAAAGAGTGCAATGGGGCCCGCACGGCAAGCGTCAACGAACGGCAGTCCAAAATTGGAAAAAGCCTATCCAGTGGAATGCGCAAGCGCGAGAGTTCCGAAAGGAGAATGGCCATCGACCGCGGGTATTTTGCGCGTCGCTCGCCGATGTCTTTGACAATCAGGTTGATCCATCGTGGCGCGATGACTTGTTCGCCTTGATCCGCAAATGCAAGAAATTGGACTGGCTAGTGCTTACGAAACGACCGGAAAATATTGAAAGAATGCTGCCGTCCGATTGGCACGATGGGTATTCCAACGTGTGGCTCGGAACAACGACCGAAGATCAGACGCGGTTTGATTTCCGGTGGAAGCGTCTAAAGAAAGTACCTGCGGTCATTCGCTTCATTTCTTATGAGCCCACTCTTGGGCCCGTGCGGCTGCCGTCCAACGGGTTCTTGCCGGATTGGCTGATATCAGGCGGAGAAAGCGGTGCCGGTGCTCGTGCATTGGAAGCCGCAATGGGTTCGCGATGTTATCGCCGACTGCCGTCGTCTTGGTGTTTCGCCGTTTCATAA
- a CDS encoding IS3-like element ISRj2 family transposase (programmed frameshift) yields the protein MTKKSRRMHSPAFKAKVALAAVKGDKTLAELAQLFDVHPNQITIWKNQLLEGAAGVFGHDKASAETPVDLKALHAKIGELALENGFFVRRAHQGGPAERKAMIDRGHDLSIVRQAKVLKLARSTVYYEPRPVSAEDLALMRRLDELHLDYPFAGARMQRSLLRREGVYAGRRHIATLMKRMGIEAVYRRPNTSKPAPGHKIYPYLLRGLKIERPDQAWAMDITYIPMRRGFVYLAAVVDVFSRRVLAHRVSITMEAAFCVEAVQEALAKHGRPEIFNTDQGSQFTSLEFTDVLLDAKIAISMDGKGAWRDNVFVERLWRTVKYEEVYLRAYDSVSEARASIAKYLAFYNQGRPHSSLDGRTPDEAYFGTQAMVMAA from the exons ATGACGAAGAAGAGCCGCCGGATGCATTCTCCGGCATTCAAGGCGAAGGTTGCTTTGGCTGCGGTCAAAGGCGACAAGACGCTGGCGGAGCTGGCGCAACTGTTTGATGTTCATCCGAACCAGATCACGATCTGGAAAAACCAGCTCCTGGAAGGCGCCGCCGGCGTGTTTGGGCATGACAAGGCGTCGGCCGAGACGCCGGTCGATTTGAAGGCGTTACATGCCAAGATCGGCGAGCTGGCGTTGGAAAACG GATTTTTTGTCCGGCGCGCTCACCAAGGCGGGCCTGCTGAGCGCAAAGCGATGATCGACCGCGGTCATGATCTTTCTATCGTGCGCCAGGCGAAGGTCCTGAAGCTGGCTCGCAGCACGGTCTACTATGAACCTCGGCCAGTTTCGGCCGAGGACCTTGCCTTGATGCGTCGGCTCGATGAGCTGCATCTCGATTATCCCTTCGCGGGAGCGCGTATGCAGCGATCGTTGCTGCGGCGGGAGGGCGTATACGCCGGTCGCCGCCACATCGCGACGCTGATGAAGCGCATGGGGATCGAGGCGGTCTATCGTCGCCCGAACACGAGTAAGCCGGCACCGGGTCACAAGATCTACCCGTACCTGTTGCGCGGATTGAAGATCGAGCGGCCCGACCAGGCGTGGGCAATGGACATCACCTACATTCCGATGCGGCGTGGCTTCGTCTATCTCGCGGCGGTCGTCGATGTGTTCAGCCGACGGGTCCTGGCCCATCGCGTCTCGATCACAATGGAGGCGGCCTTCTGCGTCGAAGCGGTCCAGGAGGCGTTGGCGAAGCACGGCAGGCCCGAGATTTTCAACACGGACCAGGGCAGCCAGTTCACCAGCCTCGAGTTCACCGATGTGCTGCTGGACGCGAAGATCGCCATCAGCATGGACGGCAAGGGCGCCTGGCGCGACAACGTGTTTGTCGAGCGGCTCTGGCGCACGGTCAAATACGAAGAAGTTTATCTCCGCGCCTACGACAGCGTGTCCGAGGCGCGAGCGTCAATTGCCAAGTATCTGGCCTTCTACAATCAGGGACGCCCTCACTCGAGCCTTGACGGGCGCACGCCCGACGAGGCTTACTTCGGCACGCAAGCTATGGTGATGGCCGCATGA